The genomic stretch TTTCATGACGCATATAACCGCTACAAACAATTACTCGCCAAGCCTCATAAACTAAAGTGCCTTCTTTACTGGCGATATAAGCATGAGTTTCATTGTGAATACCATTATGTCTTCCGTATTCCGTAGCATGAATAGTTGCAATCAGAGGAATTTTAAAATGATGCTTGACAGGAATCGCACTATCGGCTACCAACCAATCATGGGCATGGATAAGGTCAAAAGTACCAATTTTATTAATTAAATTTTCGGCGGTGACTCTCATAATGTCATTCATGTTTGCCACCCATTGAAAAAAATTGTCATTGTGAGGTACAGATATTCGATAAATTTTAATACCCTCGACGATTTCAAATTTTGGCGCATTGCCAAACTCAAGGGTAATTATGTGAACATCATGCTCTAGTTGAACAATTTCAGGATATAATTCTGCTACATGACGCGCAATGCCTCCCACGATTCTCGGTGGAAACTCCCATGATAGCACCAGTATTTTCACGTTGCTTCTTCCTTAAGAATTTACTACTAATCAATTATTAGTTATTGATGAATAATAATCAATTTTTATTTGTTGGAGAAATTTTTTTACGAGAAAAGAGTATAGAAAATCTACAATTAAAAATTTTTAGATGATTTTCAATAATTCCTACCTTTATAAAAGGAGTTAAGTCTTTCAAAATGGTATATTTATTCTCAGAAATTGCCTTAATTAATTCATGTTGAATCATTGGTTGTCTATTTTACAAAGTTATCGTCTTATTGGTGTTATTCGATCGAGTAATAGAGAGATAGCGATAAAAAAAGCTCATGCCTTGGCAAATGGGGGCGTGAAACTGATAGAAATTACTTGGAATAGCTACCAACCACAAGAATTAATTTCTATCCTCCGACAAGAATTACCTAATTGTTATATTGGTGCTGGTACAATTCTTTGTTATCAAGATTTAGTGACAGCAATGGATGCGGGGATACAGTTTTGTTTTACTCCTCATTGTGACTTAAATCTGCTCAATTTAGCTCATAATCAGGATATTCCCATGATTCCGGGTGCATTATCTCCCACAGAGATTATTCATGCTTTTAATCATGGTGCAAAAGTGGTAAAAGTCTTTCCTATTTCTACCATGGGGGGAATTGACTATATAAAACATATTCGAGCACCGTTGCCTCATATTCCCTTAATTCCCACAGGAGGGGTGACAATACAGAATGCCTCCGATTATATCAAAGCA from Geminocystis sp. NIES-3709 encodes the following:
- a CDS encoding bifunctional 4-hydroxy-2-oxoglutarate aldolase/2-dehydro-3-deoxy-phosphogluconate aldolase; its protein translation is MLNHWLSILQSYRLIGVIRSSNREIAIKKAHALANGGVKLIEITWNSYQPQELISILRQELPNCYIGAGTILCYQDLVTAMDAGIQFCFTPHCDLNLLNLAHNQDIPMIPGALSPTEIIHAFNHGAKVVKVFPISTMGGIDYIKHIRAPLPHIPLIPTGGVTIQNASDYIKAGAIAIGLSTDLFPQKLIFDDNWGMISQRINHIQQQLVNISN